ATAAAGCCTCTTTAGTTGAGTCTAATTGTGTCCATGACTGACCATACCCTTCTGCGTGTCTGTCTCTCAGAGGGAGGTGAACACAGAAGAGTACGGGCCCACTATGGCTGACCTGAAGAAGCAGATCGCTGCCCACAACATACTGCACAAGGAGATCGAGGCCTACAGCTCTCAGCTCAGCCTCAGCTCCACCAGCACCAAGGTAACCCCTTCAACTCTCTCATCTCCGTGACGATGAATTCAAGGGTTCATGGATTTAATGGTCATGTTTGGAAACATCTTGTAGCTAGTGAACATGACAACAATTAATTTGTGTTTCAGGAGGAGTATGCTGCCATCAAGAAACAATACAACAATATTTTGGTAAGTCATAGTTATCATATGGGTACTATGAGATCCAGAGGATCTCCAAATGAAATCCCACCGATcccatcagaggaggctggtggggggagctTTAGgaagatgggctcattgtaatggctggaatggaatcaatggaacggcatcaaacacatcaaacatttggAAACCGCATGTTGGactctgttccatttattccattccagccattacaatgaccccATCTTCCTAtacctcctcccaccagcctcctctgatgggATCGGTGGGATTTCATTTTCAACCTAAAAGTAATTGAAACATATGTTCTCTTTTTTTGGTGTGACACTTCACAGTTGTTATATAATATTGTTCTATTCCCACAGGACAATTCAAAATGGCGGCACCACTACCTAAGCAGTCTGTATGACTACATGCAGAGCTGTAACAAGGAGCTGACTTATCTCGGAGACGAACAGACCAAAATCCTGAAACAGGACTGGAGCGACCACATGTTGGACCCTCCAGACGTCCGCAGACAGTATGAGGTGAGAGTCCATCTTAGGGGTCAAATAGAGTGTCACTCAATGTCAATAAGACTTAATATAACAATAAAGTATGAAACTGTTGCTTGAGGAGCTGCTTCATAGGTTTCTGGATGTACATTTAGTTTCCCATTACTGAATGAGCCATGTTCAGGGacatcatatatatttttttctttttttttatctcaatcaGAACTTCAAGAACAACAGCTTGCTGTCCCATGAAAGCGAAGTGAACAAACTCCAGGATGACGGTGATCGACTCCTTGAGCTGAAGCACCCGGCCAGCACCACAATACAGGTACACGCCAATAACCAATTAAAACTTTAAGTACACCTCCCCTTCTAGACGATTAGCATTTTACATTGTCTTCAATCAAGAATCAATCACTCTTCTATAGATTAGACTTCTACATTTAGGTCCACCAAGTTTACAATGTTCCTGAAAGATATCGAGATTTTCCCTTTACGTGATGCCTTCATCTTTATACTTGTTTCAGGCTCAGAGAGATTCTTTGCGGAATGAGTGGCAGAAGTTCCTCAACCTGTGCATCTGCCAAGAGACCCATCTGGATTACATAGAGGATTTCAAGAAGGTACATGTCACTCAGAATACATTAACAAGGCTTCATAGTATCTACATCAGCTTAGAATAATATTCAGATTCCTGCTTTTATTGTCAGAATGGAAAGGGTATCTTCTGTTTGGTTTTGAACCAGAAATGTCCCTAAGCACATTACCATAGACATTCAAACTGCAGCATGATCAGTAACCTGGATAGGTCAAAGATACTGTATGTGAAAAAGGTACCATGTTCtgatgtgttgtctgtctgtgtccctgttcaGTACCAACTAGATGTGGAGACACTATCGGAGTCTCTGAGTGAACTCAACTCTAGCCTGAAGAAAGTGGAAGGCACAACTGGGAAGAGTGGCTCAGCGATGACTCTTCAACTGGAGGTAAAATAAGATATTGTTTATTAGTCCATACTAGATGGAAATCTTCAGCTTTTTTCCCAGCctctccgacacacacacacacacacacacacagacacagacacacacacacacaggtaatgcCAGGATGTGAACACTATTATCTAGTGTTCGCAGTAAACTTTCAACACGCCCAGGAAACAAAGATGCTACATTGCATTTCATATTGAACAGAAACAAATAAAACTCATGCTTTTACCTCTGCACATTTATTATCAATGTAAAATATATGTACAAAAACGTATTTCAAGTCCAGACTTTTTTTCTACAATGTCACTTTGTGGGCTTTAACTCCCTGCACCACAATAGGGAAATAAATGGTAGTGTGCGTGTTAACACTTCACTTCTAAAGACATTGCATCTCTTTCACACATTATCAGATGTTATCATGACATTACCCTACTACATTATGTAAATAATGTGAAGAAAAAGGGTTATGCCGAAATGCAATGCAGGTGGTCCTAATTCCGCAATTTCGCTttaccactctctctccttctctctttctccatctctctctctctctctctctctctctctctctctcaggcggAGGAGAGCACGGTGCAACGTAATGAGCAGCTCTTGGCTGACCTGAGGAAGAGGAGCACCACCATCGCCCCCCTCAAGCTGCGCCGCTGCCCGCCCACCAGGTCCACCACCGTGGATTCCCTCTGTGACTGGAAGACTGAGAAGGTATGACCAGCTGCTCTGACCTCTCACCTTTTAACTTTGACCCTGTCCTGGAGCCTCCACCACAGGTTACGGTATGAAGTCAAAGCGGGTTCCAAACCTAAATAGAATCTTTGATAAAGCTAACCAAGCAATGACGTGACTACTAGAACTGAATATAATGCTCTACCACGGCACTGAGAGGTGTGTCAAGGCATGCGACGTAATGTAGGCTCATGTAAACATCACAAAACCAAACATTACTGTAACTAGGGAACTCACTAAAGTAAATTAAAGTTCCTAGATACCTCAGTATTGGACATTGTGTTTGTGAGATGAAAAGGAATATTTACACGTGATCTATTCTGAGGAAGGTTCTCTCTTTGTGTTCTTTTAGGCTGATCTCACTCGAGGGGACAAGTTCACCCTCAAGTCGAATTCAGACGTTGAGAACTGGAACGTATTGACCAGCAGTGGGGCAACCAAAACCTTTCCAGGGGTCTGCTTCCTGATCCCACCCCCTGACCCAGAGGCCATTGCCACCGTAGACATGTAAGCAACAGGAGAATGTCATTTATGTCAATTATATGACAAACATATGGAAAAATAATACGTCAATTTTGTGAATGAAAATGCCTCAGTTCTAacgatttttgtgtgtgtgtgtgtgtgtttgcgcgcacAGACATGGTGATGTGCTTGACGACATCAAGAAAAGGAGGGCTGTTTATTTAGGCACAATGAAAGACAAGATCCGTTGTGTCGAAGAGAAACCCGTATACACAGGTGAGAAAAAGTTGCTCCATTAATCCCAGTACCCCAAAACAAAGCCTTCCAAATAACTCTGGAACTGATCCTGTTACTGCTAGGATCCTTAACTGTAAATAAGGAGAAATGGCTTCTCCAACTTTTGATTCAACATTGTCCCTAAACCACATTGTGATATCACATTCAATTCATCACATCATGTAAACCCCAAGCCAAAGTGTAATTATGGGACATATACAATGTGTGAAATTAACTCCGGGTGCAGatataatggcaccctattgcctacattgtgcactacttttgattaggCCAGATTATCATTGCCCTGTGTCCCCCACGTAGCCCCACCGTCCAACCCCAAAGCTAAAGCCGTGGCCAGTCAGCTGGATAAGCTGGATGAGGACCTGGTCAAAGCCAAGCAGGGCATGTTGAGCCGTCTGAGGGCCCCGCTGGACCGCAGTGACCCCACTGCCGACCTGGCCAAGAGGCTGAAGGAtcaagaggtgagagagagagagagtcttgtTTTTAACTTTATTGAAACAGATACAAGTGGAAATGAGcaaggagacagagaaggagggagaaagagagtagaggtgGAGCCGGGATTCGTACCCATTACCCATTAGACCAGCCTCAGGCACAGTCTAAGGGGACaaccgaaatggcaccctattccactaCTTTTGATAGACGTCTACCAGCCATTGTAACTGTACAATATATCTTCATGCTGTTAAACTCACTAAATCTGAATAATTATAGGTTGACATTGATGACATTGATGGATTCGTGCCTCCTAAAGATGATGATGACAATGATGATGAGTCTAATGTCTACGGCGATGATGATGATATTTATGCTATTGTTGGTGAGGATGGTACTGATCCTAATGATATGGTGGTTGTATCTCTTGTAGAAAGCAGCAGATGCTCTGGCAGCTATGGAGCAGCCGAAGTTGGAGAAGGACATCTCCAAAGGCCTTGCAGCCAAACTTCAAGCTGCCAAGGACAAGCAAGATGGCATCGCAGCCCTGGCTGACCTATTTAACAAGAAGTACAACCATTTTACAAACATACATTATCACCGATCACCTGTCTTATCGATATATTATCAGAAAATAGAATCAAACAGCAGATCTTGCTGTAAATTTTTTGCCATTGCCATTTCTTCTATAGGGCTAATGCATCTCTGAACCTGGAGAAGCAGATCAAGAAAGTGGATGGCATCGTCTCTGGCTTTGAGGAAAAGCTGAATAAGGATGGCCCTATCCCAGATGTCCCTAATGCTATTCAGGCCCGCACCCAGGAGATCCAGGTGGGTGGGACATTaccagtgcaccctattccctatatagtgaactacttttgaccaggaccattaCCTACACTGCCTTGGATTAGTGTGCCATTCTGGACACAACTCAACTTTCTCAAGAGAACCAAATAGAGTCTACAGTATCCTTGAACAAATTGGACCAGAGAATACCCTAGTAGTTGACTTGAAGTAATAAAGGACTATATCATTTGACTGCACATATCAGTCATCCGTTCTAATTGAGCTAAAAGCACCCCACCAGGACACATATTTATCATATTGGTTCTCTACAGAGTCTGCGTAAGGATGTGGCGGGCTCTCAGGATGAACTGAAGAAGCTGGGCCAGGACCTGGAGACCAGCGAGCAGCTGTGTAGTTCCCTGCAGCAGGGCTACCAGGAGTACTGCCCAGACATCCATCGCCAGGGGACCCAGGTCAAACAACTACAGAACCGCTACTCTAACGTCAACAACCAGCTGAAGGAGAGGTGAGCCCAGGGCCACTTTGCCTGTTAGCTAACGTTGACCACACACACCATGTCTGCAAATATATGGTATCAAAAAAGTCCATTTGTTTGCTCGAACGTCAGATGAAAATAATAATTGTTTTCAGTTTGTCACCACAAAAGTGTTTTTCATTGTGTTTTTCTGTCTCAGAGAGGGCCTCTTGCAAGAGGCTGCAGGCAAGAACCAGGAATTCCAGAACACAAGCAAATCTCTGAACTTCTTCCTGAAAAATCTGCCCGACAACAAGATCAGCCCCAGCGATGACCTATCACAGGTCAACTCCAAGCAGACCTCCCAGAAGGTCAgtctgtttgtgttgtgtgtcaaGAAACTCTGAAATTGTTGGTGATATTCTTAAAATATCATTGTAAGACACATATTTTGCAATCAAGTTTAATTTAGTCATTTTTAttgcagagggtggtggatgACATCAAGAGGAAGGGAGACGACCTGGACAGAGTGCTTGACCTTTCCCAAGATTTGCAGAATATCCTCAATGTAAGACTCCGATTAAGTTACATTATCCTACTGCATCATGATTAACCTTGTATTTGTGTAACAGATATTTGAATATTTGGATATTGAATAATAAAATCTTTATTTCAACTGCTTGTGCAGGAATATGAGGTCAACACTGACAAATACAGCAGCACCCTCGACAATGTGGGAGGCAAAGATTCCAAAACACGTCACACCTCCACCCTTGCTGATACTGTGCAGAACCAGGTAATCCACAAAGGATGGAAGTCAATAGACACAAATAACATTCATGTTTATCCACTTCTATGCAGACCAATGTAGGGCGCGTCATGTTTTCCTGCATGTTTTCTTGAGCACTGTGAGCTGAAGGTTGGCTGTACTTCTTTGTGTATTACAGGAAAAGGCTGTGGTGAACCACTATGCTAAAACGTCAGCTGAGAATGACCAGCTGCTCAATCAGATGGGCTTTGCTAAGAACCTCATCGCTCAGGTGAGTTGGAAAATCTAGCTAAACATAAAACTTCTTTCCCACTGCCAGTTTTGATCAATTGAATGTGTTTCGGATACAAAATTATGAAAATGTTGAAGTATTTTCCCTGAAATTGCTTTTAAAACTATGCTTTTTTGGTTTTACTTTTTGCAGAAACATGAGAAACAATCCATAGAACCGACCATAAAATCAACCATGAACATAAAGAGCCTGCAGCAAGAGTTGAGTGCGGAGAGCGATAGACGCAGCCGTGCTGAGACTGACGTGGCAACGTTCAAGACCAGGATGCTGTCTCTGAAGAGCCGTAAAGGGATGCATCGAGTTGAGGAGAAGGAGGTGCTCGAGTACTACCGCGACCCTAAACTGGAAACCGACCTAAAAGATCTAGAGGACCAAATCCACAAAGAGGCCTTGAAGCGCAGCCGTACCCAGGGTGAGATCGAGGGTGTGAAAATCAAAATCGCTACTTTTGGGGACGACCTCAAGTGCGTCAAGCCCAAACTGGTGACTAGAGAGGTGACTGAGTTTGAGAGAGATCCTCAGTTGGATGTAGAAGCCTCCAAGTTAAAAGATGAGATTGGCAAGATAAAGAATGAGGTACGAGTAAAAGAGGGAGAAGTCATTCAACAGAAGACAGAGGTCACCATCCTGAATGCTACAAGACCCAACATCAGGGAGAAGGTTATGAAAAAGGAGGTGATTCGATTGGAGAAGGATCCAGAGATGCTCAAGGCTGTTAAAACCTTTGAGAAGGAAATCACAGATGAAGGCAACAAGAGCAAGACTCTGAATGATGAGATCTTCCAAACAAGGAGCCAGATCAATGCATTGGAGAGGATCATTCCCACCATTCAGCCCAAGGTGGTCACCAGGGAGGTGAAGAAAGTCGAACAGGACCCTGAGCTCATCAATGAATCCAAGAGGATTCGATCAGGCCTAGAGGGAGAGAAAATTGAGACAGACTCCCTGGTCAAGGAGGTCTCTCAGCTCAAAATTCGGTATAGCGAGGTGGGGCAGTGGAAGCCCAAGGTCGAACTCAAGGAAATTGTCAATGAGATCTACCGCATAGATCCACAAACAGAGTCGGAGATAAAGCGTCTGAAGAAAGATGTTCAAGACTTCAACAAGCAGCGTTCTGACTTACAGGACCAGATCACTCTGGTCATGGTCGATCTGGAAGCCCTGCGTTCCAAGAAGCCAAAGGTGGAGCTGAAGGAAGTCATCCAAGATGtggtgaaagaggagaggagccctgagaacgaaagagagatacagaggctCAATGATCAGGTGAACCATGTGCATCGAACTTATAATAATGTAGAGGACCAGATTAACCTCCTGAGAAAAGAGAGGGACGAGTGGAAAGCAGAAAAATCCAAGGTGGAGACAAAGCTGGTGACCAAAGAGATCTTCAAGTATGAGGATGATCCACTCTTGGAGAAGGAGGCAGATCGGCTGAGAAAGGAGGTACGCGATGAGCAACAGTGTCGCCGTACCACGGAGGAGATGGTGTTCGACCTGCAAAACAAGTACATCCTGCTGGAGAGACAAAAGCCAGAGGAAAAAGTGGTGGTGCAGGAGGTGGTGCGTCTACAGAAGGACCCCAAGCAAATAGTTGAGCATGATAAGCTTGGCAGGAGCCTTGATGAGGAGGTTAAGTCCCGCCGGCAGCTAGAGCTTGAGATGCAAAAACTTAAAACCttagtggaggagaaggagaacatCCTAAAGCAGAGTGATGAACATCAGAAGAAGATTAAAGTGGAGTCTGAACTGAAACAGATCAAACTGCGCATCAAAGAGCTGGAGAATGCCCCACCGCCCATCGAGGAGAGTATCGTTGTCGAGGAGGTCCTGAAAGTTGAGAGAGACCCTAGACTGGAGAGGATGACCAACGGTCTTCGCTCAGACATGGACAAGGAAACAAATGACGTCCTGAATATTCAGAGAAACATCAGGAACACTAATGTCAAGCTTGAGCTCATTCAGCGAGAAAAGGCCGTAGAGAAGACGGTGTACAAAGAGGTGATCCGGGTGGAGAAAGACCAGGCTGTAGAAGCAGAGAGATACCGCCTGAAGGGCCTGGTGTCTCAGGAGAAACATGCCAGGCAGGACCTGGAGGAAAAAATCAAACAGCTCTCTGACAAATTCAACCGACTGAATGGCAGTCAGTCGAGCACTTCTCGGGAAGAGACAAGTCTCATTCTGGCCAGGGACGCCTcgcagagggagaaagacaacCTCACCCGGGAACTGAGGAAGTTGGAGTCTGAGAGGCAAGACATCAGCTTATCGTTCCAGCAGCAGACCAAGCTGATGAGCGAGAGAAGCCAGATCAACAGACAAAAGAGCGTCAAGATGGAGTCTGATGTGCAGCGTCTAGAGAGGGAGATACTGGACGAGAAAGACACGATCCACCAGAAAGACAACGCCATCAGGATACTCCAGAGGGAAAAGGAGAAGGAAGACAATACAGAGACCCAGACAAAGGAGACCAATGTCTCCACTAAAATCACCATCTTGGACCCTGCTACTGGCAAAGAACTATCTCCATATGAAGCCTACCTGCAGGGACTGATCGACCGTGCCCAGTACATGCATCTGCAAGAGCTGGAGTGTGATTGGGAGGAAATAACTTCGATGGGACCTAACGGAGAGACCTCTGTGCTGCAGGATCGCAAGAGCGGCAAGCAGTACTCTATCAAAAATGCCTTGAGAGATGGAAAACTGACCCAGTATGATTTGCAAAAATACAAGGATGGGAAAATGCCCATTTCAGAGTTTGCACTTCTTGTCGCAGGTgaaaatgaaaaacagcccaagttcaactcaatcacatcaaaGCTGGAATCCTCGCTAAAGTCGTCCCCTACCAGCAgcgcccctgttcctgcccctaaGGAGAGATATCCTATCGCTGGTGTAATTGACACAAACACCAACACGTGCTTCTCCATACGCAGTGCAGTGGCCCGCAAGCTGATCGAAAGCGGCACGGCACAAAAGCTGTTGGAAGCACAGGCTGCTACAGGGGGCATTGTTGACATCAGCAACAAGGAGAGATACTCGGTCCACAAAGCAGCCGAGAGGGACCTCATCGATTCGAGCCAACTGCAGAGTCTACTCAATGCCCAGAAAGCCTACACTGGCGTGGAGGACCCCGCGACCAGAGAACGCCTGTCGGTGGGAGGGGCCGTCCTGAAAGGTTGGATGCCCAAAGAAACTGCCCTGCGTTACATGGAGGTGCAATACCTGACAGGAGGGCTGGTAAATCCCAACAACACGGACCGTGTGGGCATACAGGAGGCCATTGGAGCCAAGATGATTGACAGCACCATGATGAGAGAGCTTCAGGACGAGTACAACTACGCCAAGGAAATCGTCGACCCCACAACAAAGGATAAAATCAACTACAAGCAAGCGATGGCCCGCTGCAAGACAGATCCTCAGTCTGGCCTACTGATGCTACCTGCTTCCTCCAAAGTGTCTGGCAGCAGCTACACCCCTACATACAATTCTCATCGATTTTCTCCTAGATAATAGACCTGTTAACAGTGTGCTTGGAGGGTATTCTTGTCTCTAGGGTGATTTTTAATATGAAGTCAAATTATATTGTATAAACTTAAATATCAATACTACCCAGAATGTATCATTTTAATTTTGTCTGAAAATATTGTGTAGCTCACTGTAAGGTCATGATTGTTGCTGCCGAGTTGCTTTTGTTTACCAAAATTCTTTGGAGATGGCAGAATCTACTTTAAAAAAGGAAAGACACAAAGGAgtttaatgttttttaaaaatgtatccttGATATTATTGTTTTACTAGAGCTGATGGGACATGGTGCAATGTTATTGACTAAGTCTTGCTTGTCTATTTCTTACCTTCCTGACACTGATCCTTTTAAATGCAACCTTGA
This sequence is a window from Oncorhynchus kisutch isolate 150728-3 linkage group LG1, Okis_V2, whole genome shotgun sequence. Protein-coding genes within it:
- the LOC109875948 gene encoding envoplakin, whose protein sequence is MFKKKDSTTLKGSSKISTSTANDLALVIARMQKNSDQVEKDVLRAEELLAVDEENEKKNRPLQHQKVVASNLSEAEGLLNDLFLDVDKAKKYKHPQGSEIESDVSHLHDRWLKDCAFYRDIYEPVNDVELKPRIDWASVLNQKQREVNTEEYGPTMADLKKQIAAHNILHKEIEAYSSQLSLSSTSTKEEYAAIKKQYNNILDNSKWRHHYLSSLYDYMQSCNKELTYLGDEQTKILKQDWSDHMLDPPDVRRQYENFKNNSLLSHESEVNKLQDDGDRLLELKHPASTTIQAQRDSLRNEWQKFLNLCICQETHLDYIEDFKKYQLDVETLSESLSELNSSLKKVEGTTGKSGSAMTLQLEAEESTVQRNEQLLADLRKRSTTIAPLKLRRCPPTRSTTVDSLCDWKTEKADLTRGDKFTLKSNSDVENWNVLTSSGATKTFPGVCFLIPPPDPEAIATVDIHGDVLDDIKKRRAVYLGTMKDKIRCVEEKPVYTAPPSNPKAKAVASQLDKLDEDLVKAKQGMLSRLRAPLDRSDPTADLAKRLKDQEKAADALAAMEQPKLEKDISKGLAAKLQAAKDKQDGIAALADLFNKKANASLNLEKQIKKVDGIVSGFEEKLNKDGPIPDVPNAIQARTQEIQSLRKDVAGSQDELKKLGQDLETSEQLCSSLQQGYQEYCPDIHRQGTQVKQLQNRYSNVNNQLKEREGLLQEAAGKNQEFQNTSKSLNFFLKNLPDNKISPSDDLSQVNSKQTSQKRVVDDIKRKGDDLDRVLDLSQDLQNILNEYEVNTDKYSSTLDNVGGKDSKTRHTSTLADTVQNQEKAVVNHYAKTSAENDQLLNQMGFAKNLIAQKHEKQSIEPTIKSTMNIKSLQQELSAESDRRSRAETDVATFKTRMLSLKSRKGMHRVEEKEVLEYYRDPKLETDLKDLEDQIHKEALKRSRTQGEIEGVKIKIATFGDDLKCVKPKLVTREVTEFERDPQLDVEASKLKDEIGKIKNEVRVKEGEVIQQKTEVTILNATRPNIREKVMKKEVIRLEKDPEMLKAVKTFEKEITDEGNKSKTLNDEIFQTRSQINALERIIPTIQPKVVTREVKKVEQDPELINESKRIRSGLEGEKIETDSLVKEVSQLKIRYSEVGQWKPKVELKEIVNEIYRIDPQTESEIKRLKKDVQDFNKQRSDLQDQITLVMVDLEALRSKKPKVELKEVIQDVVKEERSPENEREIQRLNDQVNHVHRTYNNVEDQINLLRKERDEWKAEKSKVETKLVTKEIFKYEDDPLLEKEADRLRKEVRDEQQCRRTTEEMVFDLQNKYILLERQKPEEKVVVQEVVRLQKDPKQIVEHDKLGRSLDEEVKSRRQLELEMQKLKTLVEEKENILKQSDEHQKKIKVESELKQIKLRIKELENAPPPIEESIVVEEVLKVERDPRLERMTNGLRSDMDKETNDVLNIQRNIRNTNVKLELIQREKAVEKTVYKEVIRVEKDQAVEAERYRLKGLVSQEKHARQDLEEKIKQLSDKFNRLNGSQSSTSREETSLILARDASQREKDNLTRELRKLESERQDISLSFQQQTKLMSERSQINRQKSVKMESDVQRLEREILDEKDTIHQKDNAIRILQREKEKEDNTETQTKETNVSTKITILDPATGKELSPYEAYLQGLIDRAQYMHLQELECDWEEITSMGPNGETSVLQDRKSGKQYSIKNALRDGKLTQYDLQKYKDGKMPISEFALLVAGENEKQPKFNSITSKLESSLKSSPTSSAPVPAPKERYPIAGVIDTNTNTCFSIRSAVARKLIESGTAQKLLEAQAATGGIVDISNKERYSVHKAAERDLIDSSQLQSLLNAQKAYTGVEDPATRERLSVGGAVLKGWMPKETALRYMEVQYLTGGLVNPNNTDRVGIQEAIGAKMIDSTMMRELQDEYNYAKEIVDPTTKDKINYKQAMARCKTDPQSGLLMLPASSKVSGSSYTPTYNSHRFSPR